The following proteins are encoded in a genomic region of Hirundo rustica isolate bHirRus1 chromosome 3, bHirRus1.pri.v3, whole genome shotgun sequence:
- the EIF2B4 gene encoding translation initiation factor eIF-2B subunit delta isoform X1 — MAERDGRNAEGAAPVPAGPQASELSREEKLQLRKEKKQQKKKKRSEKGSSAEPAELGAPPEPGQPRAATAQPPSPPTSADGPGDGEKPTGGKSKAELRAERRAKQEAERAQKQARKAELSQAATTAKPRQSPTEPQSMVKRLPEHVQVDDPSAQRKLAKKLERQQVPLRQDYGTKVNLFSHLHQYSRKKPLTQQMSIPSTVIHPAVVRLGLQYSQGIINGSNARCIALLEVFKQLIRDYSTPPNEELSRDLVAKLKPHISFLNQCRPLSASMGNAIKFLKKEISCLPDTLREDEAKEKLQDMIDKYLREKIVLAAEAISRSAFEKINDHDVILVYGCSSLVNRTLCDAHAKKGGAFRVIVVDSRPRLEGRETLRRLVRKGIHCTYVMINAISYVLPEVSKVLLGAHALLANGSVMSRVGTSQIALVSKAYNVPVLVCCETYKFCERVQTDSFVSNELDDPDDLIVLRKGQAQLGGWAENKSLRLLNLVYDVTPPDLVDLVITDLGMIPCTSVPVVLRVKNVDQ; from the exons ATGGCGGAGCGAGACG GTAGGAACGCCGAGGGAGCTGCGCCAGTGCCGGCGGGACCGCAG GCCTCGGAGCTCTCCcgggaggagaagctgcagctgcggaaggagaagaagcagcagaagaagaagaagaggagcgAGAAGGGGTCGTCGGCAGAGCCCGCGGAGCTGGGCGCGCCCCCGGAACCGGGGCAGCCGCGGG cagcaaCTGCTCAGCCCCCATCGCCCCCCACCTCGGCTGATGGCCCCGGGGACGGAGAGAAACCCACGGGGGGCAAGAGCAAAGCGGAGCTGCGAGCAGAGCGCCGGGCTAAGCAAGAGGCTGAGCGGGCCCAGAAGCAGGccaggaaggcagagctgagccaggcAGCCACGACGGCCaagcccaggcagagccccacGGAGCCCCAGTCCA TGGTAAAGCGGCTGCCAGAGCATGTGCAAGTGGATGACCCCAGTGCCCAGAGGAAATTGGCCAAGAAGCTGGAGCGGCAGCAG GTACCTCTGAGGCAGGACTATGGCACCAAGGTCAACCTGTTCTCCCACCTCCACCAGTACAGCCGGAAGAAGCCACTGACACAGCAGATGAG CATCCCCTCCACAGTGATCCACCCAGCAGTGGTGCGCCTCGGCCTCCAGTACTCCCAGGGCATCATTAACGGCTCCAATGCCCGCTGCATCGCGCTGCTTGAGGTCTTCAAACAG CTGATCCGGGATTACTCCACTCCCCCCAATGAGGAGCTGTCACGGGACTTGGTGGCCAAGCTGAAGCCACATATCAG tttcCTGAACCAGTGCCGGCCACTTTCAGCCAGCATGGGCAATGCCATCAAGTTCCTCAAGAAGGAGATCTCATGCTTGCCTGACACCCTCAGAGAGGATGAG GCAAAGGAGAAGCTCCAGGACATGATTGACAAATACCTGCGAGAGAAGATTGTCCTGGCAGCTGAGGCCATCTCAAGGTCTGCCTTTGAGAAGATCAATGACCATGATGTGATACTGGTGTATGGATG CTCCTCCCTGGTGAACCGGACGCTGTGCGACGCCCATGCGAAGAAGGGCGGCGCGTTCCGCGTGATCGTGGTGGACAGCCGGCCGCGCCTGGAGGGGCGGGAGACGCTGCGCCGCCTGGTACGCAAGGGCATCCACTGCACCTACGTCATGATCAATGCCATCTCCTACGTGTTGCCTGAG GTGTCCAAAGTACTGCTGGGGGCCCATGCCCTCCTGGCCAACGGCTCTGTCATGTCCCGGGTGGGGACCTCTCAGATCGCGCTGGTCTCCAAGGCCTACAACGTGCCTGTCCTGGTCTGCTGTGAGACCTACAAGTTCTGCGAGCGGGTGCAGACAGATTCTTTTGTCTCCAACGAGCTGG atgACCCTGATGACCTGATTGTGCTCCGGAAGGGCCAGGCCCAGCTTGGGGGCTGGGCAGAGAACAAGTCCCTACGCCTTCTTAACCTGGTCTATGATGTGACACCCCCAGACCTGGTGGATTTGGTAATCACAGACTTGGGCATGATTCCCTGCACCTCAGTGCCTGTGGTCCTGCGCGTTAAGAATGTGGATCAGTAG
- the SLC30A3 gene encoding probable proton-coupled zinc antiporter SLC30A3 isoform X4, with translation MEPTTGTESSRLVSPRGGRADGSLRLKSLFTGPPDPSAPAAPPAPGPHCRCSPPTPSPAQGRLQARRQLSIACAVCCLFMVGEVIGGYLAHSLAIMTDAAHLLTDVGGMSVSLFSLWVSNRPPTKTMTFGWHRSETLGALASVLSIWAVTAALVYLAAARIISNDYEIEARAMLATSACAVGVNLVMAYILHQSPAGHGHGTGAYEQLESSVSCQPRRSPLPGSTSVRAAFVHVVGDLLQSVSVLVAATIIYFKPQCKIADPISTLFFSVFVLGSTITILRDVFRVLMEGGAGRDTARPRVRCGEGGAAGGQRGARCPRPASLGADAEPPRGVGARGCGCRR, from the exons ATGGAGCCCACGACCGGCACCGAGAGCTCCCGCCTGGTCAGCCcgcggggcggccgcgccgACGGCAGCCTGCGTCTCAAGAG TCTCTTCACAGgccctccagacccttcagcACCGGCGGCTCCGCCGGCTCCAGGTCCCCACTGCCGCTGCAGCCCGCCGACCCCCAGCCCTGCGCAGGGCAGGCTCCAGGCCCGCCGGCAGCTGAGCATCGCCTGCGCCGTCTGCTGCCTCTTCATGGTCGGGGAGGTGATAG GCGGCTACCTGGCACACAGCCTGGCCATCATGACAGATGCAGCCCACCTGCTGACAGACGTGGGCGGCATGTctgtcagcctcttctccctctgGGTCTCCAACCGCCCACCCACCAAGACCATGACCTTTGGCTGGCACCGCTCAG AGACACTGGGTGCACTGGCCTCTGTCCTCTCTATCTGGGCTGTGACCGCAGCCCTGGTCTATCTGGCGGCCGCCCGCATCATCAGCAACGACTACGAGATCGAGGCGCGAGCCATGCTGGCCACATCTGCCTGTGCCGTCGGCGTCAATCTGGT catGGCCTACATCCTGCACCAGTCCCCTGCTGGCCatggccatggcacaggggcCTACGAGCAGCTGGagagctctgtgtcctgccagcCCCGCCGCAGCCCCCTGCCCGGCAGCACCAGTGTGCGGGCAGCCTTCGTCCACGTGGTGGGTGATCTGCTGCAGAGCGTCAGTGTCCTCGTAGCTGCCACCATCATCTACTTCAAG ccccagTGCAAGATTGCAGACCCCATCAGCACCCTCTTCTTCTCGGTCTTCGTCCTTGGCTCCACCATCACGATCCTCAGAGATGTCTTCAGGGTCCTCATGGAAG GtggtgctggcagggacacTGCGAGGCCTCGAGTTCGATGCGGTGaaggaggtgctgctgggggccAGCGGGGTGCGCGGTGTCCACGACCTGCATCTCTGGGCGCTGACGCTGAGCCACCCCGCGGTGTCGGTGCACGTGGCTGTGG ATGCCGGCGCTGA
- the SLC30A3 gene encoding probable proton-coupled zinc antiporter SLC30A3 isoform X2: MEPTTGTESSRLVSPRGGRADGSLRLKSLFTGPPDPSAPAAPPAPGPHCRCSPPTPSPAQGRLQARRQLSIACAVCCLFMVGEVIGGYLAHSLAIMTDAAHLLTDVGGMSVSLFSLWVSNRPPTKTMTFGWHRSETLGALASVLSIWAVTAALVYLAAARIISNDYEIEARAMLATSACAVGVNLVMAYILHQSPAGHGHGTGAYEQLESSVSCQPRRSPLPGSTSVRAAFVHVVGDLLQSVSVLVAATIIYFKPQCKIADPISTLFFSVFVLGSTITILRDVFRVLMEGTLRGLEFDAVKEVLLGASGVRGVHDLHLWALTLSHPAVSVHVAVDAGADAEMVLQEVTARLQSRFGFVLCTVQVEQHQEETTGCPHCQDPRT, encoded by the exons ATGGAGCCCACGACCGGCACCGAGAGCTCCCGCCTGGTCAGCCcgcggggcggccgcgccgACGGCAGCCTGCGTCTCAAGAG TCTCTTCACAGgccctccagacccttcagcACCGGCGGCTCCGCCGGCTCCAGGTCCCCACTGCCGCTGCAGCCCGCCGACCCCCAGCCCTGCGCAGGGCAGGCTCCAGGCCCGCCGGCAGCTGAGCATCGCCTGCGCCGTCTGCTGCCTCTTCATGGTCGGGGAGGTGATAG GCGGCTACCTGGCACACAGCCTGGCCATCATGACAGATGCAGCCCACCTGCTGACAGACGTGGGCGGCATGTctgtcagcctcttctccctctgGGTCTCCAACCGCCCACCCACCAAGACCATGACCTTTGGCTGGCACCGCTCAG AGACACTGGGTGCACTGGCCTCTGTCCTCTCTATCTGGGCTGTGACCGCAGCCCTGGTCTATCTGGCGGCCGCCCGCATCATCAGCAACGACTACGAGATCGAGGCGCGAGCCATGCTGGCCACATCTGCCTGTGCCGTCGGCGTCAATCTGGT catGGCCTACATCCTGCACCAGTCCCCTGCTGGCCatggccatggcacaggggcCTACGAGCAGCTGGagagctctgtgtcctgccagcCCCGCCGCAGCCCCCTGCCCGGCAGCACCAGTGTGCGGGCAGCCTTCGTCCACGTGGTGGGTGATCTGCTGCAGAGCGTCAGTGTCCTCGTAGCTGCCACCATCATCTACTTCAAG ccccagTGCAAGATTGCAGACCCCATCAGCACCCTCTTCTTCTCGGTCTTCGTCCTTGGCTCCACCATCACGATCCTCAGAGATGTCTTCAGGGTCCTCATGGAAG ggacacTGCGAGGCCTCGAGTTCGATGCGGTGaaggaggtgctgctgggggccAGCGGGGTGCGCGGTGTCCACGACCTGCATCTCTGGGCGCTGACGCTGAGCCACCCCGCGGTGTCGGTGCACGTGGCTGTGG ATGCCGGCGCTGACGCTGAGAtggtgctgcaggaggtcaCTGCCCGGCTCCAGAGCAGGTTTGGCTTTGTCTTGTGCACGGTACAGgtggagcagcaccaggaggagACAACAGGCTGTCCCCACTGCCAGGACCCCCGAACCTGA
- the GTF3C2 gene encoding general transcription factor 3C polypeptide 2 has translation MASSAARGPSCRERSLRERPGRRSGCAGRSRSRSGEREGEQRVLREVLPAGDLDCEDGEEAAKAPKKPARLQVGPDGAAEGRGESSANGAVPPPRAAGKRGRKGKAEVLLLELSRAPEPIQMEKGLGSSEDGDGLETPRGGRPKRRAAKVALLYLQELAEELMPACQPPAPAEGAPEQVQRRRRGRRRKEEDTDSDDPAQDADFVPSQEVLQAEEEEEEGSDAPFSEASEPELEAPRGHGGRTAATGRSKPQCRGLAPNGFHNSIMAPVEKSSSLTCSLREQKHSQWEFPDWIPVAHRWTCLSDSEAAPYLPAEEQSPLFSIQREGIKDDGALYRLSRFSSLQPHPERLDVSFFVGGPVWAMEWCPTPEGSAAPQYVAVSCHRSMEETHSVSGLHSGPALLQLWGLGMLQTEQGSPNKARLAYAIAADYGCVWDMKFCPSGAWEPPTAARTHPQMSRLGLLAAAFSDGRVVVYALPHPGALHHAKTTQVKDGSLHKHLICKVQCIATLQVGSIQAGNASECGQCFSLSWMPSKPHHHLAAGFYDGTVAVWNLLTKSLLQCVHQPDASLKLYPFRCFLAHDHTVRSIEWCKADSNFLVTVGSDRKIKFWDLRRLYEPINSIKRFLSTEVAWLLPYNGITVAQDNCYASYGPCGIHYIDAGYLGFKAYFVAPRKGTVWSISGSDWLNTVAAGDITGELVAAVLPDLAVNPLNVKRSSDRRFPVYKADLLPCSPDGPECTKQALPRTHRYSEMVARSYIRFQDTDLRSFQNFPSREPMRRMHMQELKAELSLDRLQLEALHKVRFSPNLDSQGWLVSGGQAGIVRAHCLAGLASCVGHQLLPECQARFSLLYGDTLSSPGPPEHSPLPAE, from the exons ATGGCGTCAAGCGCCGCCCGCGGGCCGTCGTGCCGGGAGCGGAGCCTCCGGGAGCGGCCGGGTCGACGATCGGGTTGTGCCGGGCGGAGCCGGAGCCGTAGTGGGGAGCGGGAGGGTGAACAGAGAGTACTCC GGGAGGTGCTGCCGGCGGGAGATCTGGACTGTGAGGATGGAGAAGAAGCTGCCAAAGCCCCGAAAAAACCCGCGCGGCTCCAAGTCGGTCCCGACGGGGCGGCGGAGGGGCGCGGCGAAAGCTCCGCCAACGGGGCCGTGCCACCCCCACGGGCTGCCGGGAAGCGCGGCAGGAAGGGCAAGGCCGAGGTGCTGCTGTTGGAGCTGTCCCGGGCCCCGGAGCCCATCCAGATGGAaaaggggctggggagcagcgaGGACGGAGACGGCCTTGAGACCCCTCGGGGCGGGCGGCCCAAGAGGAGGGCAGCCAAGGT ggctctgctgtaCCTGCAGGAGCTGGCGGAGGAGCTGATGCCCGCGTGCcagccccctgctccagccGAGGGGGCACCcgagcaagtccagaggaggcgCCGGGGCcggaggaggaaggaggaggacaCAGACAGCGACGACCCTGCACAAGATGCTGACTTCGTGCCCTCACAGGAAGTGCTGcaggcggaggaggaggaggaggagggcagcgACGCGCCATTCAGTGAGGCGTCggagccagagctggaggcGCCTCGAGGGCACGGCGGGAGGACGGCAGCCACAGGG AGATCCAAGCCCCAGTGCCGAGGTCTCGCCCCCAACGGCTTCCACAACTCCATCATGGCCCCGGTGGAGAAGAGCTCCAGCCTTACCTGCAGCCT GCGGGAGCAGAAGCACTCACAGTGGGAGTTCCCTGACTGGATCCCAGTGGCACACAGGTGGACGTGTCTCTCTGACAG CGAGGCTGCCCCGTACCTGCCGGCAGAGGAGCAGTCGCCCCTCTTCTCCATTCAGCGTGAGGGCATCAAGGACGATGGTGCTTTGTACAGGTTAAGCAG GTTCAGTTCTCTGCAGCCCCACCCGGAGCGCTTGGACGTCTCCTTCTTCGTGGGCGGCCCTGTGTGGGCGATGGAGTGGTGCCCGACCCcggagggctctgcagccccgcAGTACGTGGCCGTGTCCTGCCACAGGAGCATGGAGGAGACGCACAGCGTGTCTGGGCTCCACTCGGGCCCtgcactcctgcagctctggggcctGGGCATGCTGCAGACGGAGCAGGG CTCTCCCAACAAAGCCAGGCTGGCCTATGCCATCGCTGCTGACTACGGCTGCGTGTGGGACATGAAGTTCTGCCCCAGTGGTGCCTGGGAGCCGCCCACTGCAGCCAGGACG CACCCGCAGATGAGCCGGCTGGgcctgctggctgctgccttcTCAGACGGCAGGGTGGTGGTGTATGCCCTGCCCCACCCTGGGGCCCTGCACCACGCCAAGACAACCCAGGTAAAAG ATGGGTCCCTCCACAAGCACCTTATCTGCAAG GTGCAGTGCATCGCCACACTTCAGGTGGGCTCCATCCAGGCAGGTAATGCATCTGAGTGTGGACAGTGCTTCAGTCTCTCCTGGATGCCTTCCAAGCCCCACCATCACCTGGCAGCAGGGTTTTATGACG GCACCGTGGCGGTGTGGAACCTGCTCACCAAGTCCCTGCTGCAGTGCGTGCACCAGCCTGACGCCTCCCTCAAGCTCTACCCTTTCCGGTGCTTTCTAGCCCATGACCACACGGTCCGGAGCATCGAGTGGTGCAAGGCTGACAg CAACTTCCTGGTCACAGTAGGCAGCGATCGCAAGATCAAGTTCTGGGACCTGCGGCGGCTCTATGAGCCCATCAACAGCATCAAGCGGTTCCTGAGCACGGAGGTGGCCTGGCTGCTCCCCTACAATGGCATCACTGTGGCCCAGGACAACTGCTATGCCTC GTACGGGCCCTGTGGGATCCACTACATCGACGCTGGGTACCTGGGCTTCAAGGCCTATTTCGTGGCCCCTCGCAAGGGCACCGTGTGG agcatcTCTGGCTCGGACTGGCTGAACACGGTAGCTGCGGGTGACATCACCGGTGAGCTGGTGGCAGCGGTGCTGCCTGACCTGGCTGTCAACCCCCTCAACGTCAAGCGCTCCTCGGACCGCAGATTT CCCGTGTACAAAGCTGACCTGCTGCCATGCAGCCCTGACGGGCCTGAGTGCACCAAGCAGGCACTGCCCAGGACCCATCGCTACAGTGAGATGGTAGCCAGGAGCTACATCCGATTCCAGGACACAGACCTG CGCAGCTTCCAGAACTTCCCAAGCCGGGAGCCCATGCGCCGGATGCACATGCAGGAGCTGAAGGCGGAGCTGAGCCTTGACCGCCTGCAGCTGGAGGCCCTCCACAAG GTGCGCTTCAGCCCCAACCTGGACTCGCAGGGATGGCTGGTGTCGGGCGGGCAGGCGGGCATTGTGCGGGCACactgcctggcagggctggcctCCTGTGTGGGCCACCAGCTGCTCCCGGAGTGCCAGGCCCGCTTCAGCCTCCTCTATGGGGACACActcagcagccctggccccCCTGAGCACTCCCCTCTGCCAGCGGAGTAG
- the EIF2B4 gene encoding translation initiation factor eIF-2B subunit delta isoform X2, with product MAERDGRNAEGAAPVPAGPQASELSREEKLQLRKEKKQQKKKKRSEKGSSAEPAELGAPPEPGQPRATAQPPSPPTSADGPGDGEKPTGGKSKAELRAERRAKQEAERAQKQARKAELSQAATTAKPRQSPTEPQSMVKRLPEHVQVDDPSAQRKLAKKLERQQVPLRQDYGTKVNLFSHLHQYSRKKPLTQQMSIPSTVIHPAVVRLGLQYSQGIINGSNARCIALLEVFKQLIRDYSTPPNEELSRDLVAKLKPHISFLNQCRPLSASMGNAIKFLKKEISCLPDTLREDEAKEKLQDMIDKYLREKIVLAAEAISRSAFEKINDHDVILVYGCSSLVNRTLCDAHAKKGGAFRVIVVDSRPRLEGRETLRRLVRKGIHCTYVMINAISYVLPEVSKVLLGAHALLANGSVMSRVGTSQIALVSKAYNVPVLVCCETYKFCERVQTDSFVSNELDDPDDLIVLRKGQAQLGGWAENKSLRLLNLVYDVTPPDLVDLVITDLGMIPCTSVPVVLRVKNVDQ from the exons ATGGCGGAGCGAGACG GTAGGAACGCCGAGGGAGCTGCGCCAGTGCCGGCGGGACCGCAG GCCTCGGAGCTCTCCcgggaggagaagctgcagctgcggaaggagaagaagcagcagaagaagaagaagaggagcgAGAAGGGGTCGTCGGCAGAGCCCGCGGAGCTGGGCGCGCCCCCGGAACCGGGGCAGCCGCGGG caaCTGCTCAGCCCCCATCGCCCCCCACCTCGGCTGATGGCCCCGGGGACGGAGAGAAACCCACGGGGGGCAAGAGCAAAGCGGAGCTGCGAGCAGAGCGCCGGGCTAAGCAAGAGGCTGAGCGGGCCCAGAAGCAGGccaggaaggcagagctgagccaggcAGCCACGACGGCCaagcccaggcagagccccacGGAGCCCCAGTCCA TGGTAAAGCGGCTGCCAGAGCATGTGCAAGTGGATGACCCCAGTGCCCAGAGGAAATTGGCCAAGAAGCTGGAGCGGCAGCAG GTACCTCTGAGGCAGGACTATGGCACCAAGGTCAACCTGTTCTCCCACCTCCACCAGTACAGCCGGAAGAAGCCACTGACACAGCAGATGAG CATCCCCTCCACAGTGATCCACCCAGCAGTGGTGCGCCTCGGCCTCCAGTACTCCCAGGGCATCATTAACGGCTCCAATGCCCGCTGCATCGCGCTGCTTGAGGTCTTCAAACAG CTGATCCGGGATTACTCCACTCCCCCCAATGAGGAGCTGTCACGGGACTTGGTGGCCAAGCTGAAGCCACATATCAG tttcCTGAACCAGTGCCGGCCACTTTCAGCCAGCATGGGCAATGCCATCAAGTTCCTCAAGAAGGAGATCTCATGCTTGCCTGACACCCTCAGAGAGGATGAG GCAAAGGAGAAGCTCCAGGACATGATTGACAAATACCTGCGAGAGAAGATTGTCCTGGCAGCTGAGGCCATCTCAAGGTCTGCCTTTGAGAAGATCAATGACCATGATGTGATACTGGTGTATGGATG CTCCTCCCTGGTGAACCGGACGCTGTGCGACGCCCATGCGAAGAAGGGCGGCGCGTTCCGCGTGATCGTGGTGGACAGCCGGCCGCGCCTGGAGGGGCGGGAGACGCTGCGCCGCCTGGTACGCAAGGGCATCCACTGCACCTACGTCATGATCAATGCCATCTCCTACGTGTTGCCTGAG GTGTCCAAAGTACTGCTGGGGGCCCATGCCCTCCTGGCCAACGGCTCTGTCATGTCCCGGGTGGGGACCTCTCAGATCGCGCTGGTCTCCAAGGCCTACAACGTGCCTGTCCTGGTCTGCTGTGAGACCTACAAGTTCTGCGAGCGGGTGCAGACAGATTCTTTTGTCTCCAACGAGCTGG atgACCCTGATGACCTGATTGTGCTCCGGAAGGGCCAGGCCCAGCTTGGGGGCTGGGCAGAGAACAAGTCCCTACGCCTTCTTAACCTGGTCTATGATGTGACACCCCCAGACCTGGTGGATTTGGTAATCACAGACTTGGGCATGATTCCCTGCACCTCAGTGCCTGTGGTCCTGCGCGTTAAGAATGTGGATCAGTAG
- the SLC30A3 gene encoding probable proton-coupled zinc antiporter SLC30A3 isoform X3: MEPTTGTESSRLVSPRGGRADGSLRLKSLFTGPPDPSAPAAPPAPGPHCRCSPPTPSPAQGRLQARRQLSIACAVCCLFMVGEVIGGYLAHSLAIMTDAAHLLTDVGGMSVSLFSLWVSNRPPTKTMTFGWHRSETLGALASVLSIWAVTAALVYLAAARIISNDYEIEARAMLATSACAVGVNLVMAYILHQSPAGHGHGTGAYEQLESSVSCQPRRSPLPGSTSVRAAFVHVVGDLLQSVSVLVAATIIYFKPQCKIADPISTLFFSVFVLGSTITILRDVFRVLMEGTLRGLEFDAVKEVLLGASGVRGVHDLHLWALTLSHPAVSVHVAVGGAAPGGDNRLSPLPGPPNLRPLPAAMLGQTWPWPQLLVLEQGNA; encoded by the exons ATGGAGCCCACGACCGGCACCGAGAGCTCCCGCCTGGTCAGCCcgcggggcggccgcgccgACGGCAGCCTGCGTCTCAAGAG TCTCTTCACAGgccctccagacccttcagcACCGGCGGCTCCGCCGGCTCCAGGTCCCCACTGCCGCTGCAGCCCGCCGACCCCCAGCCCTGCGCAGGGCAGGCTCCAGGCCCGCCGGCAGCTGAGCATCGCCTGCGCCGTCTGCTGCCTCTTCATGGTCGGGGAGGTGATAG GCGGCTACCTGGCACACAGCCTGGCCATCATGACAGATGCAGCCCACCTGCTGACAGACGTGGGCGGCATGTctgtcagcctcttctccctctgGGTCTCCAACCGCCCACCCACCAAGACCATGACCTTTGGCTGGCACCGCTCAG AGACACTGGGTGCACTGGCCTCTGTCCTCTCTATCTGGGCTGTGACCGCAGCCCTGGTCTATCTGGCGGCCGCCCGCATCATCAGCAACGACTACGAGATCGAGGCGCGAGCCATGCTGGCCACATCTGCCTGTGCCGTCGGCGTCAATCTGGT catGGCCTACATCCTGCACCAGTCCCCTGCTGGCCatggccatggcacaggggcCTACGAGCAGCTGGagagctctgtgtcctgccagcCCCGCCGCAGCCCCCTGCCCGGCAGCACCAGTGTGCGGGCAGCCTTCGTCCACGTGGTGGGTGATCTGCTGCAGAGCGTCAGTGTCCTCGTAGCTGCCACCATCATCTACTTCAAG ccccagTGCAAGATTGCAGACCCCATCAGCACCCTCTTCTTCTCGGTCTTCGTCCTTGGCTCCACCATCACGATCCTCAGAGATGTCTTCAGGGTCCTCATGGAAG ggacacTGCGAGGCCTCGAGTTCGATGCGGTGaaggaggtgctgctgggggccAGCGGGGTGCGCGGTGTCCACGACCTGCATCTCTGGGCGCTGACGCTGAGCCACCCCGCGGTGTCGGTGCACGTGGCTGTGG gtggagcagcaccaggaggagACAACAGGCTGTCCCCACTGCCAGGACCCCCGAACCTGAGACCCCTCCCCGCTGCTATGTTGGGCCAGACGTGGCCCTGGCCCCAGCTCCTTGTGCTAGAGCAGGGCAATGCTTGA
- the SLC30A3 gene encoding probable proton-coupled zinc antiporter SLC30A3 isoform X1, whose amino-acid sequence MEPTTGTESSRLVSPRGGRADGSLRLKSLFTGPPDPSAPAAPPAPGPHCRCSPPTPSPAQGRLQARRQLSIACAVCCLFMVGEVIGGYLAHSLAIMTDAAHLLTDVGGMSVSLFSLWVSNRPPTKTMTFGWHRSETLGALASVLSIWAVTAALVYLAAARIISNDYEIEARAMLATSACAVGVNLVMAYILHQSPAGHGHGTGAYEQLESSVSCQPRRSPLPGSTSVRAAFVHVVGDLLQSVSVLVAATIIYFKPQCKIADPISTLFFSVFVLGSTITILRDVFRVLMEGGAGRDTARPRVRCGEGGAAGGQRGARCPRPASLGADAEPPRGVGARGCGWSSTRRRQQAVPTARTPEPETPPRCYVGPDVALAPAPCARAGQCLRSHPTLYLPPCCRVLGWDSDSSAVSWRGWTHGLACGVQGLPGTFHSLLSHSSGRGGILPHHPVPREPVYPGRKGHPPWGTSDLALAPAPHDVAWAPSDSCRAWASSIPSAELCLCPWCQSVHLCEQRCQRCQ is encoded by the exons ATGGAGCCCACGACCGGCACCGAGAGCTCCCGCCTGGTCAGCCcgcggggcggccgcgccgACGGCAGCCTGCGTCTCAAGAG TCTCTTCACAGgccctccagacccttcagcACCGGCGGCTCCGCCGGCTCCAGGTCCCCACTGCCGCTGCAGCCCGCCGACCCCCAGCCCTGCGCAGGGCAGGCTCCAGGCCCGCCGGCAGCTGAGCATCGCCTGCGCCGTCTGCTGCCTCTTCATGGTCGGGGAGGTGATAG GCGGCTACCTGGCACACAGCCTGGCCATCATGACAGATGCAGCCCACCTGCTGACAGACGTGGGCGGCATGTctgtcagcctcttctccctctgGGTCTCCAACCGCCCACCCACCAAGACCATGACCTTTGGCTGGCACCGCTCAG AGACACTGGGTGCACTGGCCTCTGTCCTCTCTATCTGGGCTGTGACCGCAGCCCTGGTCTATCTGGCGGCCGCCCGCATCATCAGCAACGACTACGAGATCGAGGCGCGAGCCATGCTGGCCACATCTGCCTGTGCCGTCGGCGTCAATCTGGT catGGCCTACATCCTGCACCAGTCCCCTGCTGGCCatggccatggcacaggggcCTACGAGCAGCTGGagagctctgtgtcctgccagcCCCGCCGCAGCCCCCTGCCCGGCAGCACCAGTGTGCGGGCAGCCTTCGTCCACGTGGTGGGTGATCTGCTGCAGAGCGTCAGTGTCCTCGTAGCTGCCACCATCATCTACTTCAAG ccccagTGCAAGATTGCAGACCCCATCAGCACCCTCTTCTTCTCGGTCTTCGTCCTTGGCTCCACCATCACGATCCTCAGAGATGTCTTCAGGGTCCTCATGGAAG GtggtgctggcagggacacTGCGAGGCCTCGAGTTCGATGCGGTGaaggaggtgctgctgggggccAGCGGGGTGCGCGGTGTCCACGACCTGCATCTCTGGGCGCTGACGCTGAGCCACCCCGCGGTGTCGGTGCACGTGGCTGTGG gtggagcagcaccaggaggagACAACAGGCTGTCCCCACTGCCAGGACCCCCGAACCTGAGACCCCTCCCCGCTGCTATGTTGGGCCAGACGTGGCCCTGGCCCCAGCTCCTTGTGCTAGAGCAGGGCAATGCTTGAGATCCCACCCCACCCTCTACCTGCCCCCGTGCTGCAGAGTCCTGGGGTGGGACAGTGACTCCAGTGCCGTGTCCTGGAGGGGGTGGACACATGGCCTGGCCTGTGGAGTACAGGGGCTCCCTGGGACGTTCCACTCCTTGCTGAGCCACAGCTCTGGAAGAGGTGGAATCCTGCCCCACCACCCAGTCCCCAGGGAGCCTGTCTATCCTGGGAGGAAGGGACATCCCCCATGGGGGACCTCAGACCTGGCCTTGGCCCCAGCCCCCCATGATGTTGCCTGGGCTCCATCTGACTCCTGCCGTGCCTGGGCTTCATCCATTCCCTCTGCTGAGTTGTGTCTGTGCCCCTGGTGTCAATCTGTCCATCTGTGCGAGCAGCGGTGCCAGCGCTGCCAATAA